In the genome of Phycodurus eques isolate BA_2022a chromosome 11, UOR_Pequ_1.1, whole genome shotgun sequence, the window ttcagTAAATGTTGAAGTCAATCCGCGAcggtggctctccttgcccgcgGGCCAGGGCATCACACTACCGTCGGCGTTTCTTTTGAAGCTCGCTTGGAACTCAAATTTTGCCTcgcaacacaacaacaacaaaaacacagaccaaGCGACAGCTCGTCACTGAAAAatctcataagtcaaggtaacacCGTGACGgctcaattcatttcaattttgaaaaatgGATCAAaatagaggcggcacggtggccgaccggttagagcgtcagcctcacagttctgaggacccgggttcgatccccggccccgcctgtgcggagtttgcgtgttttctccgggcactccgctttcctcccacatcccaaaaacatgcatgaattggagactctaaattgcccgtaggcgtgactgtgagtgcgaatggttgtttgttcctatgtgccctgcgattggctggcaaccagttgagggcgtaccccgcctcctgcccgatgacagctgggataggctccggcacgcccgcgacccgcgtgaggagaagcgcgacagaaaatggatggatggatggatcaaaatAGAGCGTGTCATCTATCGctttgtgtgcacgtgcctgtgtgtgtttgtacatgactatacagtgtgtgtgattgtgagcaatttttgtgtgtgtatctgtgtgcgcATGAGTGTGtggatgtatgtgtgtgtgagtctgcAAAAGTGTGtagaccttgtgtgtgtgtgtgtgtgtgtgtgcgtgcgtgcgcaccctgacacacgtacacacacacacgcgactCTGCGTTCGACGCCCACCTGAAGACGTGCGTCCAGCAGTCGCGGTTGTGACTGCCCATCTCCAACGCCACGTTCAAGATGGCGTCCATGCACAGCACGTGCGCGGTGTGCAGGCGGACGCCGTGCGGGCGCGACATCTGCTCCAGACGCTGCTtgactacaaacacacacacgcgcgcgcgcacgtgaAGTCGTCGTAGCTGACTGGGCGGCCAACAGAGTTTCTTGAAAAACATCCGTGGACGCCCGCTCCGTTCGTTATTCCTAATCGAAGGGAAACGACTCAGCCGCGACATCGACGTATTCATCGATATCCCGAAAATTCAGGGACATCTATCCGTGCTCGGCTACTGGCCTCCCGCGGGACATATTCATCTAAGATCGTTTAAACGGGTAATCGATCAATTGTATCGATAGCGGGAAATAATGCATTGGATCGGAGTCATTTTCATACCATTTGATCGACGACGGTAAAGACGTCTCACTGAATTTCCCTCCGCAAATCAATAAATCCGACCGCTACGAGTATGAGAAATATTGGCAGAAGTTATCCGTCCGACGGTCGCGACGGTTCGCACGTGTGCGATCACCTTGCGTGACGGCGTCCCCCTCCCTCTCGTCCCGCTCGTCCCGCACGCAGGAGGCGGCGGCCATCTGGGCCAAGGCCGACGCGCAGTTGCCGGCCACGCCTGCGGGCACAAACATCACGCGCAGCATCCAGAAACAAGCGGTTAAGATGTGCGCAGGACAACGTGCTGCTCCACCGCACGCGCTcgtacacacacacggacgCACGGACGTGACGACGGACTTCGAGGAGGCGTGTGCGCTTGAGAAGCGGCGCCGCCTACCGAGGGCGCAGCTGAGCGTGGCGGCCTGTCGGAGTCCGTCCAAGCTGAGACAAATGGCGTCTCTCTCTCGCTGGCTCTGTTCCCTGGCGAAGAGCAGCGAGGTTCCGGAGCCGCCCGCCGCGCGGCCCGTGAGCGGCGCCGACAGAATCTCCGTCAGCTCGCTCCACACGCCCGTCAGGAGGAAGCGCGAGAACGCGGCGCCTTGGGGAGGAGACCggcgttaccgtggcgacacgCGATCGCGTCCCGGCAAATTGACCCCGCGCGGTACGCACCCGCCGCGACGGCGTCGCACGGCGTTCGCTCGCGGGAGGGAGCCGATCGGCCGAAGCTGCCGATCAGCTGACCGCCGATCGCGCTGCTGCCCAGACCGTCGATATCTGCGGGGAGGGGCGAGGGCGGCAGTTATcagtgtgcgtgcatgcgtgcgtgcgtgcgtgcgtgcgtgcacatgCGATACCAGTCAGCATGGTGATAAGAGGCGCCGCTTTGTTGTCGGGCGCCGCCCGGTAGCCGGCCTGAGCTAGAAGGTCTCGCTCCAGAACCTGATGGTAAACCTCCTCGATCCACGCCTGAGACAAAACCACCAGCACGCCGCTGCTCTGGATCACGCGCACAAACTCCTTCTGCAAGACAAACACCAAGGGGACACACAAGCAGGAAACGGTCGATAATCGGCCGGCGGACGGCGGCCACTTGGCGAGCGCCACGGCGCCCTCACCGGGCCGAGGGCAGGAGGGAGCGCCCGCAGATGGTAGAAGTTGCAGTTGCACAGTTTCAGGTTCAGCAGTAGAGTGTAGAAAGACAACAGGTAGACACCGTCGGCGTTCATCAGTGATTGACAGCTCAGAGTCAGCCCCGCCCCCACGCCCGGCGAGGGGAGCCCACctgtcggaaaaaaaaaaaaaaaaacacgctcgGTCGGTCAATGCAAATCTTCGAGGCGCGACGGGCACGTCGCACGCGGGCGCTGACCGGCCTGCAGTCCCGAGCAGAAGTCGCTCGAGAAGTTCTGCACGCGTCGGTCGAGTTCCGCGACGGTGGCGTCCAAGGCGAGGAGTCGCGGCAGCAGCGCGCCCAGCGAGCGCACGAACAGACGGGCGCCGTGCTGGTCGGCCTCCCGGTGGCACAGCAGCTCGAGCGAGAGCGTGGCGGCCGGGCGCGGCGAGCGCCGCGCCGAGGCGTCCGACGGACCGCGCTCGTCCTCGTCGGCCAGAGCCGCGTCGTCGGAACCCGCGTCCGATACGTCCGAGCGGCCCGAGTCCTTCTCCGCCGCCATCGAGTACTGCTCGCACGAGTCCAAGTCCGTCCGAGACAAGTCCTGCTCCTCCGCACtgaacgcgcgcacacacacggcaTACGCACACATATTCACAAATACATATATAGTTCCCGCATACGCACACCCACGCGGACACACACCTGAAGTTGCTCTCGCTGCAGCGCGATGTCGGCACCTGGTGCGCTCTGCTTCTGGATTCCACCGACAGGAAGTTGGTGATGTCGGGGTACGCGAGGGCGTGGCTCCGTTGGACTACGTCGGGCGGAGCCGCCTCCTTCCCGTCTCCGCCCTCCTGCCGCGGAcccgcctcttcctcttcttcaggGGCCGCGAGCTCCGAGTCCAAAACGGCGCAGCCCGTGTCTGCGgtgatgctaatgctaacgctaacGTCGGGGCTACGCTCCAGGGTGGCGCCGGAGGGGGAGGACAGCACGCGTCTCTGCCGCAGGAAGTCGGCCTCGTTCACCTCCACGGACGCGCGAGACGACTCGGTGCCGTTCTTCAGCTCGTCCAGGCGGCCGACCGACAGACGAACCTGAACGCACGCCAGGATGCGGTGTCATGACCGCATGATGTCACGTGACAGGATGTGACGGGACAGGACTTCACGTGACATGATGTCATGGGACATCCTGTCGCGTCCCGTCACATCTGTAATATTTGATGACGACCGCGGTCGTGAAGACATTTTGATGTATCAGGTCACAGAAGATGCGTCAAAACACGTGTACCTGCTCCGGCGTGAGGCCCCGCCCCTGCGACAACTCCTCCAGCGCTCGCAGCAGAGCGCACGCACACGACACGCTCCAGTAACACGCCTCCACGCCGCCCTTCACACACGCCTGCTTCGTGCCGTCCATCACACTGAACACACACGCTCCAAATTATATCGTCAAGtagatgagaagaaaaaaaaacgagccGACTAATCGGCGTTGTTTGAGCGGGAGACGGGGCTTAATCACGCGATGTCGTGACACGGCATCATGCAACGACGTCACCTTGATAGCATATCAGTCACTACGTGATGTCATATAAGTCACGTGACTTGGCATTGTGGTCCGCGCTAGCTGTCAAAGGTCCAAATACGTCAATCGACCAATGGCGGGTATACTGACAGCCGCAGCAGGTCCAGGTAAGATTTCCTTTTGGAGAAGGATCGCTTCCTGTTCTCGGGCTCGGCGAGGCCTGGTCCGGCCAGGTCGAACAGCCTCTGAGGACTTCCCAGAATCTGGAAACAAACACCGCACGCACGATTTCACGCCCGGTGCGGGACAACGCGGCGACAACGCGGCTCGTGACGACGCAACGTCAAATGTCGACGGCACGCGATGTCACAAGAACGGCCCCCCCACCTCCTTCATGATGCGTATGGCCTCGGTTCGGTGTTGAGGCGGCGGGTAGAGCAGGATCCTGTGGTAGAGCGACTGCAGCACGGGCTTCATGGACTCCACGCAGCTCACCAGCCGAACCAACTCGGCCGCCACGTAGCACACGCTACGTACCACCGGCGCGATCCTGGCGGGGGCGCCGGACGAGCAGCCCGAGCCTCGGCCGCGGTCCGACGGCGCCCCCGCGGCCGCCTCCGCCTCCCGTATCGCGCCTGGAAAACGCGCCGTTACCGCGGCGAACGGGACGCCCGGCGGTCGCCGCGGGAACCTACCCGGGCAGAGTCGCTCTGCCTCTGCCGCCCCCGTGTGGCCGTGGTGGGAGCTGACGGTTATGTCGTTGACCGGATTTCCCATGATGGCCACCAGCGACGGACACAGCTGCTTCCTGATGGAAAGAGAGGGGGAGGAGTCTCCGTGATGATGTCACTAGTGCCGCTAACATTATACTGTGTGTGCATGGGagattgtgtgtgtatttgtgcgcGTGAGCGTATGCGTGCATGTATGCGTTTGTGCGAAAGAGTGTGCtaacgtgtgtgcgtgcgtatgtgaGTGAgtatgcgagtgtgtgtgtgcgcacgcgcacGTATGCACGTGggtgtgtgtacgcgtgtgaATGTTCGTGTGGGCACGTgagtgtgtctgcgtgtgtgcgcgcgcgtgcgtacCAGACGAGATCGGTGAAGCGTCTGGACAGGTGCATTGTGGGAGGACAGGAGCTGAGCACGGACAagatgctttccaggtaaagAAGTTGCAGCAGCTGCTTGTCACTGAGGATAAATGCACAACATCGGAAACATAACGGTTAATCCGATGCCCCTGAACGCATCGTGCGGAAACGCTACAGGCGTACGCCACATCCGGTGCTGTTGCCACGGTGATGACACGCCGTCGTATTCACTTACCGGTCGACCGACTCCAGCTTGTCACAGAAGAGAGTCAAGACCATCACGACATCATCGCACAGCGCCTGGCTGGTGGGCGACACGTCTGCgtgtcacacacgcacacacacacacacacacacacacgtgtgtcaAAATGTAACACACAAATGAAGTTATGACATACTTCAAATGATGAGAGGATTTGATGTATTGAGAACCGGGGTGTGTACCTCTTCTCTGCAGAGAGGAAGCAGTCGGCTCTTCTCCGTCTGCTTCCTGCGGACGACACGTCACAACTTTTACTCCGACCTGCTTTGTTCCCAGCTAGCCTGAACTCATCACAACAACCCCGTTCACAATGTTTCCGTCGGTACTTTTGGACACAGTGTGAAAGGGGTTAGTGACATCCaactgtgtgcgcgtgtttgtgtgtgagggtgTAAGGGtgagtgtatttgtgtgtgtgtcagaggtgggaagtaacaaagtacttgtactgtacttaagtagatttttcaggtatctgtacacGAGTATTTTTGTGgcaacgttttacttttacttcttattttttttaaacacatatctgtactttctactccttacattttaaaagtgtCAAACCTTTTCAAGTTAGGGAGAATGCGAAGTAAAAAGAAGAACGGCAAAAAAACGGCAAAACCGCATCGATCATAGCCATCGTAGATACTTTGAGCCGCTTGCCTacggcgacgctaagctagtgggggcaaagtgtTGTTAGCTTGTGGAAGTCTAGCGCGCTGGCAGTAAATTGTCACGTTGAGCCTTAACATATATTTCCAGCATATTTACTtgcccactgccaaaacaaaactgaaaatcctaaaatgaaaacagccataatttgctcattttcAACTAGTTTCGGTCAAACGAGCAAATAAATGTTTCTGAATCAAAACTAGTTTttcgttgttgttgtaattttattttaatattgcaAATACATGCTTGTCTTTTCATTTAGGCTgatctgttttcatttttgtttattttgtccaTTGTTGTCCCCAGAGAATGCATGCCAATCATCTGGAGTAGGGCTGtgaaaatatacaattaaatgacatttaaaaaaaaaaaaatttaaatcagcTAACACCAGCTCTAAATtgaccacaaaaattggtcgaCGCAAAAAATTCTGCCTCAAggcaatataaaataataataaaagtatatTTGCCCCGCCTGGAACCATTTGGCCAATGTCCATTTTTAccgcacggacatttgttgcagatggACGCACTGTTGGGCCAGTGGAAAAGCACACTGGAGCGTCTCCAAACGTACATAACAGTGTTGCGCCAAGTACCAATACCAGTACtattttgacattaaaaaaatagcacGGAACACGTTTGTATTTTTTCGTACCGgtagtaaatctttttttaataataatgattaaaaaaacaacctcacCCTACGGCACGCAATTCATCCGCCGTCGTCAAGGCCAGTACTCAAAAAGCCGACAGTCGGCCAACCATCGCCTGTCTTCCGACGAGTTGCGGGTTAGGGGGGAGAACGAAATCTCCTACAGACGCGTTAGCCGCCGGGACGTCACCTCACGAGGCTCGATGGGCAAAGTCAGCGTTCTATGCGGCGGATTCAAATACGACAATACTGCGCGCTCAAAGCTTGAAACACGAGTAAAGCACGtatacatttcaaaatcatgaaTATAGTCACGGAAACAAATATTACACGCTTGTTTGTTCGGTTTCGAGTTGATTCTTAATGTCTGGTGCAACTAACAGTcgatttgtttggacaaatataatgaggACAATGAAAATCGCTCACAACAGTTGAATATAAGAGCTGATCTCTCGCTGGAGCcgttttccatggttttcttgataattaCCAAAATGATATTTAAGAATACATTTAAGCATTTGGTTTCTTCAAGTAAAATGCCTTTAGTGGTAACAAGAATTATAACGaacaagaaaatgaagaaaccaacgtggtctccttttttttttttttccatgactgtcTATATCATACATATACTGGATCTATATGTACAATTTtagatacacacaaacacacacgtatttgtcataaaatatatatgataatgcaggcattgatcaaattatttaaaacatgacTAACATTAAGAATGGGCTACTTCCATCGTTACAcatattttcaagtttttcgtcatgttttgaattcctacaaataaatataaaagtatttgaagttgttttgtcagttttcattctGCTTGTACTGATGTTTTCGATTTTTGCCGCGGTATCGTTTCAAGACTGGAATCGAGATACTTTATGCAGGTATAGCATCGAAGTCGGAATTCTGGTATCGCGACACCACTAGCGCATATGACGTGATTTACGAGGGAGCTGCATGGCAATTggcggttttgtttttttcacctaAAACGGTAATCGCTGGCAGCGCGGTAGCCGagcagttagcacatctgcctcgcagttctgaggttgcgggttcaactCCGGCCTGGCCCgggtggagtttgcgtgttctccccgtgcccgcgtggcttttctccgggtactccgctttcgtCCCACATTCAAAAGACACGCGCGGCATTCTGCGGGTCGACCGTCGGGCAGAGTTGCGCAATTGGCGGTCGACGCACACGACTGTTtggaacataaacaaaaacaaaaccttgactaagcgccagcacgcccgcgactcgtCACAAGGAGAAGCGGTTCCGGATTGCAATTGCtagtgcgctaatgctaatcgcgaataCAAACCATTGAGCAAAGGGTGATTTTGTTGTCCGTTTATACCAAACACTCCGTACCGGCGTATTCAGAAGTCCacccctcataaatgagaataaaatgcatgttagtagcatgtttttttgggggtggccATGAGTTGTCAAAATAGCCATAGGATATTGGAAcctaaaaagattcgatagtgactGCCCTAATCTAGAGAGATACAAGAATCTCACtatatgcattttattgttgGGTTTCCTTTTTTTACTGAAGTGCATTTATAagtgtgtacttttgtacttttacttaagtaaaggagtcgcttttgctttgacatctgtgacgtgcgtgcgcgtgtgctgACGTGACCTCGTGTCTGTGCCGCAGCCGCAGTGTCAAATCTCCCAGAATCTGACTGAGGGTGGCTCGGACCGCCGTGTTGATGCTGCGCTGATGACAGCTGCGCGCGTACGTCTCCATGCACACCTAGACGCACGACAAATGGTGTCTTGAGACAAGAGTCGTTTGCTCCCTGGCCGTGCTCttaactcaaatcatctttccccattgaaatgaatgaaaatgctgtTAATCGATTCTAGCCCCCACAAAAGGGAACACATATGcatgcatatacacacacacacacacacacacacacacaccataccACACAAACGTACACAATACGATCGGGCTGTGGAGCAagcaaatcccggccccgcctgtgtggagtttccatgttctccccgtgcctgcgtggcttttctccgggcaagccgctttcctcccgcatcctaAAAAACGTGCGCgctaggttcattgaggactctaaggtgtgaatttgagtgcggatggtggtttgtttctatgtgccctgcgattggctggcgaccggttcaggatgcGCCCCGCCTACCGGCCGAAGATGGCCGGGCTGGGCTCCGGCGGCCTGCGAcacgcgtgaggagaagcggtaaaagaaaatggatggatggaaatcgcGAGCGCACTAATGCTAATAGcgaatgctaaccgtttagcaaaggctgattttgtggactcaaattctgtacagaggTTATCACATACACTCAGGACCAACACATGCAGTTTAAAGGGTAGAAGTCCAGCTGTCAGAAATTAGAACAAAATGCACgtaagtggtaaaaaaaaaaaaaaaaaaaaaaagaaaacattttagggggAGGGGGCCACAATGACTCGACTACTCACCAACGTATCTGTAGGATAATTGATGCGAAAAAGACTCGATAATGAGAACCGTACAGTATgcatatacacacgcacacgcacacacgacaGCAGCTAACCTCTCAAAATCACACACAATGTGAGAAGCGCTTCGTTACCTGCGAGATGCGTAGGACGGAGTCTCCGTTGATGTCAAAGTTCGGCGAGTAGGTGACGCACAGGAGGACCTGCAGGGGGCGGAGCGAGATGGAAACCAGACGGCGGCGGCGTGAAAACGAGGACCGACGCTCTTACCTTCATGACCTCCACCTGCAGGTCCTCGTGCAGCGCCGGCGTCACGCGCACCGCCGCCAACACTTGACTCACAAGCTGATTCTCCACAGGCTCCGCCTCCTCGCCGGCCCCGCCCACAAAGCGGTCCTCGCAAAGCAGCTTCTGTTGGGAAGACGCGGCCGTCAATCGCGGCGGCTCTTCACGCGAGACGGTCGAACGGGAAGCACCTGCATGCCGCTGAGCGCCGTCTGGCCGAGCTTCACGTTTTTGGACTCCAGCGCAATCTGAAGAGGCAGAAGACAGCGCGCCCTGCAGGCCAAACGGCGCAACATCACGACCGTTGTCCCGTCCTATACGTACGACATCTGAAGCCTCTCAACGCGACGTATCGCGCCTTTCCGTGTCACGTCACGGAACATCACGCGAGTGTAACGTTACGCGTCGCCACGTGACATCGTGACGTGTCGACATCCCGTGACATCACGCCACATGAGGTGTCAGTTACCCGTCATTCCAGAGAGAAAAGTGTTCTTACCGCAGCTCTGCTGGCGACAGTTTGCGGGCCTCCAGACTTTCTGGAGaaagaaaatcaaatcaaattcaatGTTGTGATGAATTTCAGTGGCAGCTGCATGCGCGAGGCAGCTGTCACGCAGTCAACACGCAGCCGTTAGCGAACATAGCTAAAAGGAGCTGCGGCCTGCGTGCGCGCGAGCGTGAGCGTGTGCACGTCGACGTACCGACACAAGACagagagcgtgtgtgtgcgcaagcGATTTATTGATTTTACATTACCTGACGTAGCAACAGCAAGTAGCTACGTTAGCTTAGGGACAATGTCCCCAGTAAAACTCGACCCTAATAgtcttcataataataatctaaataaTTTGTCAGGAAgtggaatctcagattcaggaggagcaatgtggttttcgtcctggccgtggaacagcggcgcaggtctacaccctcggcagggtcctcgagggcgcgtgggagttcgcccaaccggtctacatgtgttttgtggactcggagaaggcgttcgaccgtgtccctcgtgtgGTGGGTGCTTGGGGAacacggggtaccgaaccccctgatacggtctgttcggtccccgtacgaccggtgtcaagagtttggtccgcattgccggcggTAAGTCAGACTCGATTCCGGTgagggtcggactccgccgaggctgcccttcgtcaccgattctgttcagaacttttatggacaggatTTCTCGGCGCCGAGGGGGTCCGCTTTGATGGCctcggtattgcatctctgctttttgcagacgatgtgctTCTGTCGGCTTcgtcaggccgtgatctccaactctcaccggagcggttcgcagccgagtgtgaagcggccgggatgagaacgggcaccttcaaatctgagaccgtggacCGGTCCGttgcggtaaagaaggagctcacctacgaaagaacgagatcccggatacgagcggcccaAATGAGTTTCCTGCGCAGGGCGTCCGGGCTCGAACGaacgggcgagaagctcggtcatccgggaggagctcagagtagagccgccgctcctccgcatcgagaggagccggaCGAGGTGGCCGGTGCTTTGTGCTAGCTTGAATGTAGAATTTaactcaggggtgtcaaacacacGGCCCGTGGGCCATAACCGACCCGTCACGAGGTCCGATCCGGCCCGTGGGGGATACAGAACACAACTGCAACTTTTCAATCAAATTAACCGTTGTTGCTAATTTTTTATAATGGAGATCACGCTGAGAACCACTTCAAAAAACACTTACCATCTAAATGAGTTTGTGAAATTGACTGCTACACAGGATTTGACACCTAAAACGGACAGCCAAGTTTCAGGCACAAAGTAAACTCGGGTTATGTCGAATCTTCTAGCACCTCCGCACGGTGAGGAATACATTTCTGTTCAAATGAACACTAGGCTACTGTAGAAATACTTTTAAGACATGGACTATTGCAAAAATAACGGTCAACAGCTCgagttcaaaagaggttggtttaGCGGAACCCTTTTGTTTCATCTTAAAAAGAGGTTTTGAAAAagaaggtacacacacacatattatagatatatatatatatatatatatatatagtagatCCACTACGAGTTGCACATGTGTAgatgaaaacactgattcatAACATTGTAGAAATGACACTCATTTTTGTTCTGGAATTTCAGATTGCTCATATGGTCTGAAAGAGGATTTGCAATAAgatacaaatccatccatccatgcattttctgagtcgcttctcctcagtagggccgcgggcgtgctggcgctcatcccagctaactgtgaaTATGTTCAGAGTGTCATTGTAGTTTTtggaacatacttggcaaataaagatgattctgattctgatttgcaccaaaacaatgtgACATTTTGGAATAGTTGATATTTATATCAACCGGTTgagggcgtgccccgcctcctgcccgatgacagctgggataggctgcggcacgcccgcgacccgcgtgaggagaagcggctcagacgacggatggacggacggacgatATTTACATCTTAGCAGGCCGAAAACAGGACTTGACTTTTGGGTCACCGGCCAACGTGGCTCCTGGCTCCCAGAGTTGCTGGCCACTCAGCATTTGAAAAAGCCACAATTTGATAGGACCTCTTTCCAATTGAAAAACACTCGTCGATGGGGAGGTCAAATGTTGAGGCGAGTATTTACTAGCCAAATGCTTTTGTCAACATTGCTGACAAATCTTTCCAGATGAAAATACAACCCGCCAACGTGGCTAATGGGAGTGCCGAGGGCGGGTGAATTTCCACAACGCAAGCCGCCGCCTGCTGAAAGTAACCCGCATTCGGCGGGCattaatgtcaagccctggcCACGAGTGGACCGGTTCTGCCCATCCCAGAACCAAACGGGGGGAAGGTGGCCCTCCGACGCCTGCTCTAATTGGCCACGGGTGTGAATGAGAAAGCGCAACACATTCGACAAGCAAAAATCCAGTTGCCACAACTCAACTTTTGTGGATTAGCAtcacctggatgactgacacaTAAAGGAGGTACGTTCCTCCAATTTTCAAACCCGCGATATATCAAAAACAGACGACATCACTGGACAGAGATTGAGAACATGAATAAAATGAGCCCCAGTTTGTCAGAATCGGATTCGGATGAAGGATTCGACGCCGCAAATCGGCCCAAATGGAATTGTCCGTAAATCGATCGGAAACGTGCCGACTCTTTGGTGGAAAAATGTCCGTAAACGAGTCGA includes:
- the arfgef3 gene encoding brefeldin A-inhibited guanine nucleotide-exchange protein 3 isoform X12; the encoded protein is MLPAALRTERPPRHEPPAMEDILRGLHKDAAGHKHKSLRDACVLACESLEARKLSPAELRARCLLPLQIALESKNVKLGQTALSGMQKLLCEDRFVGGAGEEAEPVENQLVSQVLAAVRVTPALHEDLQVEVMKVLLCVTYSPNFDINGDSVLRISQVCMETYARSCHQRSINTAVRATLSQILGDLTLRLRHRHEEADGEEPTASSLQRRDVSPTSQALCDDVVMVLTLFCDKLESVDRDKQLLQLLYLESILSVLSSCPPTMHLSRRFTDLVWKQLCPSLVAIMGNPVNDITVSSHHGHTGAAEAERLCPGAIREAEAAAGAPSDRGRGSGCSSGAPARIAPVVRSVCYVAAELVRLVSCVESMKPVLQSLYHRILLYPPPQHRTEAIRIMKEILGSPQRLFDLAGPGLAEPENRKRSFSKRKSYLDLLRLVMDGTKQACVKGGVEACYWSVSCACALLRALEELSQGRGLTPEQVRLSVGRLDELKNGTESSRASVEVNEADFLRQRRVLSSPSGATLERSPDVSVSISITADTGCAVLDSELAAPEEEEEAGPRQEGGDGKEAAPPDVVQRSHALAYPDITNFLSVESRSRAHQVPTSRCSESNFSAEEQDLSRTDLDSCEQYSMAAEKDSGRSDVSDAGSDDAALADEDERGPSDASARRSPRPAATLSLELLCHREADQHGARLFVRSLGALLPRLLALDATVAELDRRVQNFSSDFCSGLQAGGLPSPGVGAGLTLSCQSLMNADGVYLLSFYTLLLNLKLCNCNFYHLRALPPALGPKEFVRVIQSSGVLVVLSQAWIEEVYHQVLERDLLAQAGYRAAPDNKAAPLITMLTDIDGLGSSAIGGQLIGSFGRSAPSRERTPCDAVAAGAAFSRFLLTGVWSELTEILSAPLTGRAAGGSGTSLLFAREQSQRERDAICLSLDGLRQAATLSCALGVAGNCASALAQMAAASCVRDERDEREGDAVTQVKQRLEQMSRPHGVRLHTAHVLCMDAILNVALEMGSHNRDCWTHVFRVSEYVSSLEHAHFGDPSSHAPPPPAFARRRQREAPAGRVPEPAGEARVEADAPDPGPTPPLTPPPTVRELLVQGGRGGRGLDLKGGSLMTGSGAAKAVCALSTQADRLFEEASVELNLASLVAFLQQLRKASQRQLFHAVADTGDYSLATPGTRAQTREAKSTWARRSSLHLFRLGEATLRIVRNDDRPLLHKMRAWSVVAPHLVEAACHKERHVSQKAVSFIHDVLTEVLSGRTEPPHFHFNEALFRPFEHIMQLELCDDDVQDQVVTSIGELVEMCSPRILSGWRPLFSALRTAHGAKMEAGDSPPGEYRAGERPAPVFDVFEAFVGTDDVQVFANAATDYIVCLMKFVKGLGEVDCKEMDDGATPSSRSSVDLCLPALDYLRRCSQLLANIYKMPSKPVFLGARLASLPARSRELSAGSEDALDGVLRDFDDGTGLIQVWILLLEQLTAAVSDCPRRHQPPTLELLFVLLREIAVVPGPGFAIFAVVRLLLPDMSLWLQRSHGDHAYWDAAAANFKHAVGLCCELVVEHVDAFTHADGACEFWIDVMLKELFRLLVSCVSQPAEAVSRVGCSCIRYVLVSGGPVFTEEMWRLACCALRDAFSATLQPVKKLVSCFQSGSDSFSGDACEVKVAAPSPSASAEAESWRIRAMAQQVFTLDSQCSPKTPNLKDGLEHAPSCLLIMEPPHDRHANGHARTSIPFRNVVVSLLSHQVLLQNLSRILLEEFVKQTDGQGRATPVTSEPTRPAAGFLRYVSTANLSIILDLLLDSYR